One Mycolicibacterium crocinum DNA window includes the following coding sequences:
- a CDS encoding methyltransferase family protein, with translation MNTSLRIAISSVLGIAAFALLLFVPAGTLNYWRRWAFLAVFSVASLIPTLFLGRKYPDAVERRTHAGPQAESRPVQKVVMAGTFTAFAAILVVPALDYRFGWSHVPAWLSIVGDVLVATGLGLAMWVVVQNNYASANITVEDGQPLVSTGLYGVVRHPMYFGNVILMIGIALALGSYWALLLVVVGTLLMIVRIFDEEKMLSEQLGGYRQYMDTVRYRLVPLVW, from the coding sequence ATGAACACGTCACTTCGCATCGCAATCTCGTCTGTTCTGGGCATCGCGGCCTTCGCGCTGCTGCTGTTTGTCCCCGCAGGAACCCTGAACTACTGGCGGCGCTGGGCGTTCCTCGCCGTGTTCAGCGTGGCAAGCCTTATTCCGACATTGTTCCTGGGCCGCAAATATCCTGACGCCGTCGAACGGCGTACCCATGCCGGTCCCCAGGCCGAGAGCCGACCCGTGCAGAAGGTGGTCATGGCCGGGACGTTCACAGCCTTCGCGGCGATATTGGTGGTGCCTGCCCTGGACTACCGCTTCGGCTGGTCGCACGTGCCGGCCTGGCTGTCGATCGTCGGCGACGTACTGGTGGCGACCGGCCTGGGCTTGGCGATGTGGGTGGTCGTGCAGAACAACTATGCCTCGGCCAACATCACCGTCGAGGACGGCCAGCCGTTGGTGAGCACGGGATTGTATGGCGTGGTGCGCCATCCGATGTACTTCGGCAACGTGATCTTGATGATCGGAATCGCGCTGGCGCTCGGGTCGTACTGGGCACTGCTGCTGGTCGTCGTCGGAACGTTGTTGATGATTGTGCGGATCTTCGACGAGGAGAAGATGCTCAGTGAGCAACTGGGCGGCTATCGGCAATACATGGACACGGTGCGCTACCGACTCGTGCCATTGGTGTGGTGA
- a CDS encoding nuclear transport factor 2 family protein, producing the protein MNQTITRLMQENLLAVFNERDAQRRLDVVRRNYTEDARWADAEETVVGQDRLHEKAQALLDGPLAGLSFVEAGPVHQVANMGYLGWNVFAPGSDETEPLVSGFDVAIVENDRIAQLFTVVTKEPGPSSA; encoded by the coding sequence TTGAACCAGACCATCACTCGGTTGATGCAGGAGAACCTGCTGGCGGTGTTCAACGAGCGGGATGCGCAGCGAAGGCTCGACGTGGTGCGGCGCAACTACACCGAGGACGCGCGGTGGGCCGATGCCGAGGAGACCGTCGTCGGTCAGGACCGGTTGCACGAGAAGGCCCAGGCGCTGCTCGACGGCCCCCTCGCGGGCTTGAGTTTCGTCGAGGCCGGCCCCGTGCATCAGGTGGCGAACATGGGGTACCTGGGTTGGAATGTCTTCGCCCCCGGCTCGGACGAAACCGAACCGTTGGTCTCCGGTTTCGACGTCGCGATCGTCGAGAACGACCGTATCGCGCAGCTGTTCACCGTGGTGACGAAGGAACCCGGCCCGTCGTCGGCGTAG
- a CDS encoding TetR/AcrR family transcriptional regulator produces the protein MARPPKFDRDEALRSAMHLFWERGFEGASVNDLTEVMGISAPSLYAAFGDKQALYDAAVDLYELTAVVPPALEAPTAREVFEQMLDRAVKLYTRPNHPRGCFVIADPQLRQRRGVGRAAIADRLRRAQRAGDLAREVNVEALTDYVDTVLRGLSAKARDGASRKQLRAAADLALQAWPTPTTGRVPSSPR, from the coding sequence ATGGCTCGGCCGCCGAAGTTCGACCGCGATGAAGCGTTGCGCAGCGCCATGCACCTGTTCTGGGAGCGGGGATTCGAGGGCGCCTCCGTCAATGACCTCACCGAGGTCATGGGAATTTCGGCCCCGAGTCTGTATGCGGCGTTCGGGGACAAGCAGGCCCTCTACGATGCGGCAGTCGATCTGTACGAACTGACCGCCGTGGTGCCGCCCGCACTCGAAGCCCCGACCGCACGCGAGGTTTTCGAACAGATGCTGGATCGGGCGGTGAAGCTCTACACCCGGCCCAACCATCCACGCGGCTGCTTCGTCATCGCCGACCCGCAGCTACGGCAGCGCAGAGGAGTTGGCCGTGCGGCGATCGCCGATCGTCTTCGCCGTGCTCAACGAGCCGGTGATCTCGCTCGCGAGGTAAACGTCGAGGCGCTGACGGACTACGTGGATACGGTATTGCGCGGACTATCCGCAAAAGCACGAGATGGCGCCAGCCGCAAACAATTGCGCGCCGCCGCCGATCTCGCGCTGCAGGCCTGGCCTACGCCGACGACGGGCCGGGTTCCTTCGTCACCACGGTGA
- a CDS encoding NADPH-dependent F420 reductase, translated as MTYAIIGSGNIGFAVGHFARIGVDAGVAASRGPAGVTPLADKLGPHIVPAEVSDALQADIVVLAVPFDAVKALVEQVPDWNGRIIIDATNAIDYSTFSPADLGGRASSDLVEEWATNARVVKAFGHTWAKVLARKPGDGRGGRRVLFLSGNDAGANGTVAELVTTFGFEAIDLGRNDQGGLLQQFGGPLTTRSFISQALGGANPAEMDLADA; from the coding sequence ATGACCTACGCCATCATCGGCTCCGGCAACATCGGGTTCGCCGTGGGCCACTTCGCGCGCATCGGCGTCGATGCCGGGGTGGCCGCGTCGCGGGGGCCGGCCGGGGTGACACCGTTGGCCGACAAGCTCGGTCCACACATCGTGCCCGCCGAGGTGTCCGACGCCCTGCAGGCCGACATCGTCGTGCTGGCGGTTCCGTTCGATGCCGTCAAGGCTCTCGTCGAACAGGTGCCGGACTGGAACGGTCGCATCATCATCGACGCCACCAATGCCATTGACTACAGCACTTTTTCACCGGCAGACCTGGGCGGGCGTGCATCCTCGGACCTGGTTGAGGAGTGGGCGACGAACGCGAGGGTGGTCAAGGCGTTCGGACACACGTGGGCCAAGGTGCTCGCCCGCAAGCCCGGGGACGGCCGCGGCGGCCGTCGCGTGCTGTTCCTGTCCGGCAATGATGCCGGCGCCAATGGCACCGTGGCCGAACTCGTCACGACGTTCGGGTTCGAGGCGATCGACCTGGGTCGCAACGATCAGGGTGGTCTGCTGCAACAGTTCGGCGGCCCACTGACCACGCGAAGTTTCATCTCCCAGGCCCTCGGCGGCGCCAACCCGGCGGAGATGGATCTCGCCGACGCCTGA
- a CDS encoding DUF4126 domain-containing protein → MELMTGFGLATAAGLNAYIPLLAIGLLARFTDLVTLPHGWSWLENGWVITIVAILLVVEVVADKIPALDSVNDAVQTFIRPTAGGIVFGSGTAAQTAAVTDPGEFARTGQWVPIAVGVVTALVVHLTKTAVRPAANVASAGMAAPVLSTVEDITSVALVFIAILIPALVLLVLIALAWAAIRLWRRRRRRKAAQYPV, encoded by the coding sequence ATGGAGCTGATGACCGGCTTCGGCCTGGCCACCGCCGCGGGCCTCAACGCCTACATCCCGCTGCTGGCGATTGGACTGCTCGCCCGGTTCACCGACCTGGTCACGCTTCCCCACGGCTGGTCGTGGTTGGAGAACGGCTGGGTGATCACGATTGTCGCGATCCTCTTGGTGGTCGAGGTCGTCGCCGACAAGATCCCTGCGCTCGACTCCGTCAACGACGCGGTGCAGACGTTCATCCGCCCGACGGCCGGCGGCATCGTGTTCGGGTCGGGCACCGCAGCGCAGACCGCCGCCGTCACCGACCCCGGTGAGTTCGCCCGCACCGGGCAATGGGTTCCGATCGCGGTCGGTGTCGTTACCGCGCTGGTGGTCCATCTGACGAAGACGGCGGTCCGACCGGCCGCCAACGTGGCCTCGGCCGGCATGGCGGCGCCGGTGCTCAGCACGGTCGAGGACATCACCAGTGTCGCTCTGGTGTTCATCGCGATCCTGATCCCCGCCCTGGTGCTTCTGGTGCTGATCGCGTTGGCGTGGGCGGCGATTCGGCTGTGGCGCCGCCGACGACGCCGCAAGGCAGCGCAATACCCCGTTTAG
- a CDS encoding YncE family protein — protein MRSGRRLAGRSEAPSPSATPRVAIKHAPPAEPATAGPPTTAPIGKVVALGNAPEGIVVATSGIAAVAVRDPNAVVLFDATTGAPRQRIATPSAARHLSLATPDGPVLIPLEGSDELLEMNLADGRITATATGVGRQPHDAAQTSSGTVVVSNEGGGGVLFVRDGRVLAALPAGPPQPGGVAAVGDYAAVADVQGNGVWVYGGSSRRLLAQAPVGTKLTHAISLTGDLAAFADTDGGAVYLERIDPQVSQVARIDAPGKPYGLAYDAARRRLYITLTERNALRVVDVTGPGTSRMLTDLPTVRQPNSVAVEPNSGTVLVTGSDAGGSSSVQIIGPELLPPG, from the coding sequence ATGCGGTCTGGCCGCCGGCTCGCCGGCCGATCGGAGGCACCGTCGCCGTCGGCGACGCCGAGGGTCGCAATAAAACATGCACCGCCTGCCGAACCCGCGACAGCCGGGCCGCCCACGACGGCGCCGATAGGCAAGGTCGTCGCGCTCGGCAACGCACCGGAAGGGATCGTCGTCGCAACGTCGGGCATCGCGGCTGTCGCCGTGCGGGATCCGAATGCGGTGGTCCTCTTCGACGCCACCACCGGCGCGCCACGGCAACGGATCGCCACGCCGAGCGCCGCTCGCCACCTCAGCCTGGCGACGCCGGACGGGCCGGTGCTGATCCCGCTGGAGGGATCCGACGAATTGCTCGAGATGAACCTCGCCGACGGCCGCATCACCGCCACGGCCACCGGTGTCGGACGGCAGCCGCACGATGCGGCACAGACCTCGTCCGGAACCGTCGTCGTTTCCAACGAGGGTGGCGGGGGCGTGCTGTTCGTCCGCGACGGCCGAGTCCTCGCCGCACTGCCCGCCGGCCCACCCCAACCGGGCGGAGTCGCGGCCGTCGGCGATTACGCGGCCGTCGCCGATGTGCAGGGCAACGGCGTGTGGGTCTACGGCGGCTCGAGTCGCCGGCTCCTCGCCCAGGCGCCCGTCGGAACCAAGCTGACCCACGCGATCTCGTTGACGGGTGATCTGGCGGCCTTCGCCGACACCGACGGCGGCGCGGTCTACCTCGAACGGATCGATCCGCAGGTGAGCCAAGTCGCCAGGATCGACGCGCCGGGCAAGCCGTACGGATTGGCCTACGACGCGGCGCGCCGCCGCCTCTACATCACGCTGACCGAACGCAACGCGCTTCGGGTGGTCGATGTCACCGGCCCCGGGACCAGCCGGATGCTCACCGACTTACCTACCGTCCGCCAGCCCAATTCAGTTGCCGTCGAACCTAATTCGGGGACGGTGCTGGTGACCGGCAGCGACGCGGGTGGTAGCAGCAGCGTCCAGATCATCGGACCCGAGCTGCTCCCGCCCGGTTAG